Sequence from the Curtobacterium sp. MCLR17_007 genome:
GTGAGGAACGGCAGCGGCTTGTCTGCGCCCGCGTCGAGCGCCCGGACGACGACCTTCTTGCCGGGGAACGCGGCGAGGAGCTGGCGGTAGGACTCCTGCTGCTCGGCCACCGTCGGTGCCTTCGGCGAGTCGAGGAAGAGGAACTCGGTGCGGAAGAGCCCCACGCCCTCCGCACCGAGAGCAACGGCGCCCGCGGCGTCGGCGGGGCTGCCGAGGTTCGCCAGGAGCGGCACGAGGTGGCCGTCGGACAGGGCACCGGCGGTGAGCGGTGCGGCTGCGGCGGCGAGGCGGTCGGCGATGCGCTGGTCGACGTCGGCGACGAGCTCCGGCGAGGGGTCGGTCACGACGGTGCCGGCCGCGGCGTCGACGACGACGTGGGTGCCGTCGGACAGGTCGTCCGCGCCGGCCACCCCGACGATCGCGGTGATGCCCTTGGCACGGGCGAGGATCGCCGTGTGCGAGGTCGGGCCGCCGTCGCGGGTGACGAGTGCGAGGACCTTGTCGAGGTCGAGGAGTGCAGTGTCCGCCGGCGCGAGGTCACGGGCGACGAGCACGAACGGGGTGTCCGACTCGGGGACACCGGGGGCGTGCACGCCGCGGAGCTTGGCGATGATGCGCTGGGCGACGTCGTCGAGGTCGGTCGCCCGCTCCCCCATGTACCCACCGATCGAGACGAGCAGGTCGCGGAACTGGCCGAACGCCTCGAACACGGCGCGCTCGGCGTTGGTGCCGCCGTCGATGCGGGCGTGCACGTCGTCGAGCAGCGTCGGGTCCTGCGCCATGAGCGCCTGGGCCTCGAGCACGGCCTGGGCATCGCCACCGGCGAGCTGCCCGCGCTTGTTGAGGTCCTCGGCCACCGCGGCGAGCGCCGCGTGCACGGCCTGCTTGGCGTCGTCCGCCGAGCCCTCGAGTGCCGCCGTCGACGGTTCGCCGAGCGGGTCCGCCATGCGGAGCACGGGGCCGTGGGCGACGCCACGGCCGACGCCGGTTCCGAGCAGTTCGGGCATTCGAGACTCCTTCATCTCACGCGCGCTTGCGGTGGGGTGGTTCGGTTCGGTGCTGCGCACACGAAGCGGACCACGTCCGTGCGGCTGTGGAGCACACTACATCGATCCGCGTTGACAAACAAACACATCCGGGGATAAAAATACACAAACAGATGCCCGTTTCCGTCTGGGGTCACCCCCACTCCGGGTCTCCTCCGGCGGAATCTGCCCGTCCGTGTCCGTTCCGCCCCGATCCGAGCCCGACGACGAGGTCCCATGTACGCACCAGAGCGCCACCAGCGCATCGTCGACCAGGCGCGTGCCGCTGGCCGGGTCGACGTCAAGGACCTCGCCGAGCTCCTCGAGGTGACCCCGGAGACCATCCGTCGCGACCTCACCTCGCTCGAGCGCCGCGGACTCGTCCGCCGCGCACACGGCGGTGCCATCCCGGTCGAGCGCATCACGCTGCACCCCGGGGTCGGCGACCGCGGCGGCATCAACCAGACCGAGAAGATGGTCATCGCCGAGGCCGCACTCGAGGAGCTCCCCGAGAACGGCTCGATCATGATCGACGCGGGCACGTCGACGATCTGCCTGGCCGAGATGCTGCCGACCGACCGCGGGCTGACGGTGGTCACCCACTCGCTGCCGGTCGCGATGGCGGTGGCGAACCGCGCGGGCATCGACCTGCACCTGCTCGGTGGCAACATCCGCAGCGACTCGCTCGCCGGCGTCGGCACCTGGACGCACCAGCTGATCGGGATGGTCAGCGTCGACGTCG
This genomic interval carries:
- the ptsP gene encoding phosphoenolpyruvate--protein phosphotransferase, translating into MPELLGTGVGRGVAHGPVLRMADPLGEPSTAALEGSADDAKQAVHAALAAVAEDLNKRGQLAGGDAQAVLEAQALMAQDPTLLDDVHARIDGGTNAERAVFEAFGQFRDLLVSIGGYMGERATDLDDVAQRIIAKLRGVHAPGVPESDTPFVLVARDLAPADTALLDLDKVLALVTRDGGPTSHTAILARAKGITAIVGVAGADDLSDGTHVVVDAAAGTVVTDPSPELVADVDQRIADRLAAAAAPLTAGALSDGHLVPLLANLGSPADAAGAVALGAEGVGLFRTEFLFLDSPKAPTVAEQQESYRQLLAAFPGKKVVVRALDAGADKPLPFLTDKDEENPALGRRGLRALRNHPEVLRDQLTALAQADAETEADLWVMAPMVADAEETEYFVDLARELGIRTAGVMAEVPSLALMAEQVFQSADFVSIGTNDLTQYTMAADRMLGTVASYQDPWHPAVLRLVAQLGSAGADAGKGVGICGEAAADPLLAVVLVGLGATTLSMTPAALADVRAELGRHTLDEAREMARAALAASTAAAAKSAAAAAHAV
- a CDS encoding DeoR/GlpR family DNA-binding transcription regulator → MYAPERHQRIVDQARAAGRVDVKDLAELLEVTPETIRRDLTSLERRGLVRRAHGGAIPVERITLHPGVGDRGGINQTEKMVIAEAALEELPENGSIMIDAGTSTICLAEMLPTDRGLTVVTHSLPVAMAVANRAGIDLHLLGGNIRSDSLAGVGTWTHQLIGMVSVDVAFISINGITPERGLTTHNMAEAAVKSAMIKSARRSILLADHTKFGREEFGRVAPLAAIDTIITDPGVNLDLVREVEAAGTEVFWPGRP